TACCCAGTTGAGTTTCTTAGATTTTGAGTTTTCCTAATGAAATTTATTTCTGGATTTTTGGATTTGCAGGATTGCTATGCCCTGTATAAGGTTTACAAGAAGAGTGGAGCTGGTCCTAAAAATGGTGAACAATATGGGGCTCCATTCAGGGAGGAGGATTGGGCCGATGATAGTGATCTGGTTGAAGCAAGTGCACCCAACCATGATCAGGTGCAACATTTGGATAACAATGTTAATGGTGATAAATCTTTAGTTGACAATCCAAGTGAGCCACAGTGTGACCTCCTCGATGAGATTTTGGGGCTGATTGCCAATGAATCCCAAActaaaaatcagcaagaaaatggTCATCTGTTTATCAAGGTATAGCTTCTGGTAACCTTGGCGTCGAACTTGAGTGAAAATTGATCTTTtagctttttgttttcttaactATTAGCTCAATAAAATTTGTTAACAGTGCTTGTGATATATGTCAATATAGGATGGTCCTGATAAAGGATATGACAATAGTATGATGATGGGCCCCTCTATGGAAACATATTCTGCTGAACCCAGCATGGTATTGAATCCTTCTTATATTCAGCATGGTACACAGTATAGCTTCGATGTGACACGTTCGGTTATTTCTCATATACCATCAAACGAAGCACCCGAAGTTTCATCTGCATCTCCATATACTTCTGAACTGGTTCTTCCTGAACTCGATGAAGATAACTTTCTGGAAATCAATGATCTTCTCGGTCCGCAGCCTGGGTACTCTGATGTAAATCATGCTGATAACAGCTTATTCTCTGAAGAGCCTGAATTTTACTTCGATGCAGCTCAGTATCTTCGAGACACGGAAGCCACTGATCGACAGACTAACTCGTATCTGTATTCTAATAATCCTATTGGTGAACTAACAGGCCATTCGGATCACCAAATGCAACCGAACCACCTAGTTTATGGAAATGAGCATGTTGCTTCACAGCTTTGGATGCATGATCAGAACTGTGATGGATTTGTTTCATCAGAATCAAACCATGCGACTGTGGCTCCATTAAATTCAGGTATATATAAGTCTGACTCGAGGTCCTATTAATCACTGTATATCCACTTAGCTAAGCTGTCATTGCTTAGTTGGTTCCTGATCTGGCTCGTTAATCTTTAGGTACAAATGTAATACATTCTGGTGGTTCTTCGGGTAACTATGTTGGTCAGCAAACACATAACCAAGGAAGTAACAATGCTGATATTGATGTGGACACTTGGTTTTCCTCAGCAATTTCATCCTTATTGGGATCAGTTCCAACAACTCCTGCAATAGCCGCGGATAATGCCATAATTAACCGTGCATTTGAGCGCATGTCAAGTTTTGGTAGAGTTCGAATTCCTAGAAGAGATGCAGAGGTTCCTGGAGGTTTACGTCCTAATGTGGGGAGGAGAAATACTACCAGAAACGGAGGATACTTCTTCCTATCGATACTTGTTG
This DNA window, taken from Papaver somniferum cultivar HN1 chromosome 3, ASM357369v1, whole genome shotgun sequence, encodes the following:
- the LOC113356631 gene encoding NAC domain-containing protein 17-like — translated: MRISDSSCAGGGGGGGGFGGGAMVVANRSAEDDFFGDPKGWPPGFRFHPTDEELILYYLKRKMCRRRLKLNAIADIDVYKCDPEELPAQSLLKTGDRQWFFFSPRDRKYPNGGRSNRATRQGYWKATGKDRRIEWNSRTVGCKKTLVFYRGRAPSGERTDWVMHEYTLDEEELKRCKTAVDCYALYKVYKKSGAGPKNGEQYGAPFREEDWADDSDLVEASAPNHDQVQHLDNNVNGDKSLVDNPSEPQCDLLDEILGLIANESQTKNQQENGHLFIKDGPDKGYDNSMMMGPSMETYSAEPSMVLNPSYIQHGTQYSFDVTRSVISHIPSNEAPEVSSASPYTSELVLPELDEDNFLEINDLLGPQPGYSDVNHADNSLFSEEPEFYFDAAQYLRDTEATDRQTNSYLYSNNPIGELTGHSDHQMQPNHLVYGNEHVASQLWMHDQNCDGFVSSESNHATVAPLNSGTNVIHSGGSSGNYVGQQTHNQGSNNADIDVDTWFSSAISSLLGSVPTTPAIAADNAIINRAFERMSSFGRVRIPRRDAEVPGGLRPNVGRRNTTRNGGYFFLSILVALCAICWLLMIGTTIKVVKTFVWRFISSW